Proteins from a single region of Vitis riparia cultivar Riparia Gloire de Montpellier isolate 1030 unplaced genomic scaffold, EGFV_Vit.rip_1.0 scaffold349_pilon_pilon, whole genome shotgun sequence:
- the LOC117909782 gene encoding DNA-directed RNA polymerase II subunit RPB1-like: MDPQNSKEPFARRTQNRTRMNPTQHSSNPFARTTQHRTPTNPTRFSSGPFARTTQQRTPTNPTQYTSGPFARTTQRRTPTSPTQYTSGPFSRTTQRRTPTNPTQHTSSSSGNRTLTNPTQYSSSSSANRTLTNPTQYSLSSSARTTRSRTPSNPTQYSSSSSARTTQNMTPTNPTQYSSSSSARTTQNMTPTNPTQYASSSSARTTRNRTPTNPTQYSSTSSARTTQNRTPTNPTQYSSTSSARTTQNRTPTNPTQYSSTSSARTTQNRTPRNPTQYSSSPSARTTQSRTRNNSTR; this comes from the coding sequence ATGgatcctcaaaattcaaaagaacCATTTGCACGAAGGACACAGAACAGGACTCGAATGAATCCTACTCAACACTCATCGAACCCTTTTGCACGAACTACACAGCATAGGACTCCAACGAATCCTACTCGATTCTCATCGGGCCCTTTTGCACGAACTACACAGCAAAGGACTCCAACGAATCCTACTCAATACACATCGGGCCCTTTTGCACGAACCACACAGCGTAGGACTCCAACGAGTCCTACTCAATACACATCGGGCCCTTTTTCACGAACCACACAGCGTAGGACTCCAACGAATCCTACTCAACACACATCGAGCTCTTCTGGGAATAGGACCCTAACAAATCCTACTCAATACTCATCGAGCTCTTCTGCGAATAGGACTCTAACGAATCCTACTCAATACTCATTGAGCTCTTCTGCCCGAACCACACGGAGTAGGACTCCATCGAATCCTACTCAATACTCATCGAGCTCTTCTGCACGAACTACACAGAATATGACTCCAACGAATCCTACTCAATACTCATCGAGCTCTTCTGCACGAACTACACAGAATATGACTCCAACGAATCCTACTCAATACGCATCGAGCTCTTCTGCCCGAACCACACGGAATAGGACTCCAACGAATCCTACTCAATACTCATCGACCTCTTCTGCACGAACTACACAGAATAGGACTCCAACGAATCCTACTCAATACTCATCGACCTCTTCTGCACGAACTACACAGAATAGGACTCCAACGAATCCTACTCAATACTCATCGACCTCTTCTGCACGAACTACACAGAATAGGACTCCAAGGAATCCTACTCAATACTCATCGAGCCCTTCTGCACGAACTACACAGAGTAGAACTCGAAACAATTCTACTCGATAA